TCATCCTGATCAGCGTCGTGAATCTCCACTGGTGGACGTGCGGTTCTCTCCCACTCTCCATCGGCAATGTAAATATcaatatgtatgtacacgcatgcagcgtaTGAGTTGTTGTGCGTCCATGCGTATACTTATATGTTCCGTCTCTGCATTCATATCATATATTAATGCATATATATCCAAGAATAGCGTGGGCATTTGACTGTGTGGCTACAAGACTACGCAACCAGTGCAGTTTCATGAGTAATTTATATACATTCGTGTACATGGATAGAGGGAAAAAGCGTTTattcatgcatatatatatatatatatatatatatatatatgtatatatatatatatgaaaatatatatatacatatgtatatgtagatacTATGTTTGGACGCATTTGGTGTAGGATCCTCTTGTATTGTGTTTTTGTTTGAGTAGGTGCCGTCTGTTTCGTTTCGCGGCAGCCCGGCGTTTCCGAAGCGCAGGTGCTGAGAGTCGACCAGAAGGCAAGAGGGGTTGACTCCAGCGATGCGACACTCCAGTCATTGACAGATATCTTTTTCGTCAGTCAGGTGAGAATGGACTTTCTCCCTTGTTGAGTTGTCGATTGTCCGCGTCGCTCGAAGATCCGGGGAGCAGAACTGTATGGCTCAGATCGAATAAACCTAGCCACTGTAGTTCCTAGGATTCTGAACATGACTCCAGTGACGAGATACAGAACGCCAAGTTCTTTGTGATTGCTGTACACTGCCTGAGGAAATTAACATCTGCTTCCCTTTTTTAAGGTGAATTTAGTTTTGGGGTGAGTGCTCGTCTGAATGGGCCACAAATTTGGGATGctgacgcgagaagagagacacgctcgacagagagggaaaaaaggcccttcttctccatgtgTTGCGTATGGCGTCTGAAGCACACTGTGAATCTTTTACTTTAGAGCGAGAGAATGCTTCTTCAAACGTCGTGGTTTTTTCCGCATGAGAGGAAGACGTTGAGGTGAGAGGCGCAGGGAACGGTGACGTTGGACTCTTTCTGTCCGATTACAGaatgcgcctctctcctgagGTGGAGATCCCGTTTCCATCTCTGAGTCGTCTCCGTAGCTTcgtgcgtttctttctccctcttcgttgGCGTCGAGCGCGTTCGCGTTTCGTAAAACGCTAAGGGCGTCTTTCATGTCTGTCTGGATCAGCAAAGTCTGAAGCTCGTgcgtttccgcgtctcttctgcgcgCCTGTTCAGATGCCCGTGAGGCTCTCCAGGAAAGTTTTAGAACCGATTTTTCGGGAGTATTTCGCCTGCTTAAGTCGCCCGCAAGCAACGTGACAGCCGCGGTGTGCAGTCTGCGTTTGCGGGGGCGTCGCAGCAGATCAGAGCCAAGAGAGTCGCAGAACGCCCCCAAACCAGGCGAGAGACAACATGCGAAGGACGACGCCAAAACGGCTTTTTGTGGGGTTCCATTTCTCTGGCCTggtggagaaacgcagaggtaAAGGGGAGCGGTGCGAGTGTAATTTTTCTCGCCACTCCTGCGAATCGGTTTCCCACTTTGCTCTCATAGGCTTTTtctatttctctctctctcgcctctctctggcgcgCACATCGGCACAAGAGTTGTCTTTGAGGAAGCTGGGGCTTCAGCGAGCTCCGAATGCTTGAGGCGCTCCATTCGCTTTGCATGCTGGAGCAACGCCCACTCTCCCAGCTTGTGGGAGAGGTTTCAGACTTGCGAAAACGCGTTATCTTCTGGAAGTTAAGAAAACGCGACTCTTGTCTGGTCCCGAattcgactgcatgcacggaaCCTGTGAACCTCCGAGGCGGGAGGTGTCGCCGTGAAATGATTCCGAAAAGAGAAGTTTCTCGTCGTCGCGAGTCCAAATCCCACCACTGTCTCGCGATAACAAGCAACTTTTGTTCTTCACCTGTCATTCACAGTTTCCGCCGTGGCTCTGGTAGCATGGACCATCCAGAGGTTTCGCGTTCTGTCACGACCTGTTGACCTAGATATCGACACTAGCAAATGCCTACGTGTAGTCTAAAGAACAACTAACATTAGCCTCTGCTCGTCTCTCGTACCATGGAGCAAGATACACACACGCACCTTGTCGTCGTCTGCTCAAAGCCTCTGGATTTCATGGCAAAGCCGCCCAAAACGCGAGACTGATTTGGTGTACGCAGTTTCGAGAAACTCACTGTAGGCTTCGCTACGACCGCGGAAAGAAGAattcgtctccctcgctctccagGTGCCTCTTCGTTCGCGCACAGTCAGGAGAAAGCCATTTGCCTCTGCCTGGGTCTCTTCAGGGAAAAGGCGTGAGGATCGGAGACACTTGGGAGATGAGCTGCGTGAACGAGACGCATTCACGGTTTGCGTTTCCAAAGAGGCGCTGCCTTGAAAACAATTTAAATCAAACCGAAAGAGCGTTCCAGCTGCTGAAGCCTCACCGGAACCCAAGTCTCAGCTGAGCAGTCTAGGCAGTGAAAcacacgagaaaaacagagacgcagaacaaGGCAGGAGCGAGTTGAGAACGCCAGCGGGTCTGAGCCAATGCGCCTCCCTCTCGCAGTccttcgttcgtctctccacgTGCATAGAAGATGTTTGCGTACATTTAAAAGTGGTTGGCTCATCGTCAAGAAGCCCTCTTCCCTCTGGTTCCGGATCTCTGTGGGGCAGCAGAGGCTtcgagtctctgcttcctcgacatttgcttcttttcgttAGCAGCCGAGAGTGTACTTTTCGCTTCGGGAAACGACTGCAAGGAGATCTTTTTCGTATCCGACGCAAGCGTGCTCCTTGTTCTGCACGAGCTGTTGGAGAGCATGGAGGACTTCCCTTTTCGCCGCGAGACCGTCTTGCTGGATCTTCTTCAAGTTGTCGATTCTCGCAGCGACTTCGgcgtcgttttccttctcggtcttctcgTAGAGAAGGCGCAAGTCGTTCGCCTGACGCTCGGCTTTCAACAGCTCTGCCTCGACCGCGAGACGGTGTTCAGACACCCCTCTTTGCAATGTCTCAATTTCCGAAGAAAGAACTTGTTTCTGCTGTGCTCGCTGCTCCTCCAGCTTGTGCAAGTCTTCATGCAGAACTGAGATCTTGCGCTCCTCCGTTCGCCGCGTCtggggagaaaaaacggccCGGAGCGGAGAATCCGTTCGACGCGGACGAAACGGCACATCGCCCAACGCAGCGAgtagaggagagacagacgaaaactAAGCAGCAGCGGAGCAAGACAAAGCCTAGCGGTGGGCgaggagtggagacagaagttTATggacacgagagagaggagagacagttgATGGAGCTGCGGAACAGGGGAGAAAGACAATGAATGCACGTGATacgagagaacaagacagagactGGTAGAGGAGGTATCGACCCAGAAGCGAAATCCtagaaaagaggagacaagcaagtcacacgagagagaagacgcagactcGACAAAGGACGCGACAGCGTCTGctggaaacgcagaagaaacacagcCTCGCTTCGAAAAGAGCGCAGAACGAGgatgaaaaaggaaacgacgaCAGGCGTCAATGTGCTTCACCTGCGTCCCTCCCGACAGATCCCAGCGATTTCCAAAAAAGCGAAATATCGAAACTTACACTGTCGAGCTGCTGTCGCGCCTTTTTCAACTTCTCGATTTCCCCAATAGTCTTCTCATCCGTTCGGCGACTCTGAgggacacagaaaaaagaaacaaaaacaaTGCACACGACGcccagaggaaaaagacgcgaATTCAGGGTGAGTCGATGAATATACACCGCAGCGAGGCCGTTGGCCGTCTCATGTGGTATTCCTCCTTTCACTTGTGTTCATGTGCCGTTCTCGTATTGTGGCTTCCTCATATCTCTTTTGCATTTTCTCTGCCGCATAGTGTGCGCCcctgtttctcctcagcGTCGCTTTTGTCCTTATTCGATTTCTCCTATATCTCGTTGTCAtctgcctttttctccgtcacTCGTTGTATATCACTgaatttcttctctcttcgtctcttttgttGCCTCTTCTagctctcgttctcctctctctgcttccttctgtcttcccgttcttcgtcacgttcttctccgttcctcttcactctgttcttctgtctaGTTCGCCCCCGGCTGCGAGTCGCTTCTcgcagcctctctctgtttacCGGTTGCATGCTCTCGCACTGCCATCGATCCGagttcttccctctctctttccccgcGTTTCGACTGCCTCCCTGGCTCTGAATGTCCTCTTTCTTGAACCAGAAGGCTTTGCCTCCCGCCTCCACGTGACACTCCGCTTGCAcgagctgtctgtacacccgagccAGCGGAGGGGGGGGCCTACCTGAGCGTCGACCTGTTTGTCGCTCTGCACGAGGCGAAGGAGCTCTGCCTTCCACGCCTTCCAGGGCACACCGAGCTGCAGACACGGCGCGTGGAGACACAACGACAAAAGCACGCGATGGACGcgagacaagagacacaCGTTACGGTCCTTCCGGACACAGCATGCAAAAAGGAAGATCCAATCCACTCGCTCCAGGCCTGGCCCATCGAGCCGCAGCCCTCAAAGACTGGTGACGGCCGCTGATGCTCGACAGATCCtgttcctcgctctctctctcttacGTCGTGCGCAGTCTCTCCCTTTTACAGATGCACCCTTTTACACATTCTCTCGTCGATTCCCGAcgagttcttcctctctcgcggttccttcgtcctcgttcATTGTCgactcccttcttcctcacgcTTAACGGAACTCGAGATACGCGACAGGCCCAGTGTTTCTTGCCTTCCTACCAGCTGTTCATGTGTGGCGAGATgctcgtctgcgtttcctttggCCTCCGGTTCAGAGTGAGACTGCGGAGCCCACGGCCGACTGCTGCTTCGGCGACTCTCAGAGGATCCAcgtgaagaagcaaacgaagaggaagagtctCCAGAGAGAGTCGCACTCGTGGCAAATCTGCTGAGCGACGCCCAAGCGGTATCAGACGCAAATTTTGCggtctctgtgtcttgcatgcatcgctgCAACAGGCTGTTGCACTGGGTACAGACAGcaacaaagaaggaaaagaagccaTAAGcacggaagaggagaaaaacgatgaGAAAGGGCGttggaagcagaaacgcaaaagacaaggaaacaaATGTGCGAGacggaagtggagagaacagcgagagcacgacgggggggggggggaaacGAAAACATATATAAGAGCTATTAAATTGAGAAACAATGCGCACTTCTTTTTGCATATCCCCGTGCTTATCATGGCAAATCGAATACACTGGAGTTCCGCCTTTTTATGCACGTTGCCTGTTCACACAACCAAGTTGACAAAGGCGAGTTTGTGGATGAGAGACGGAACGACAGAGGTGACTAGGAGTCGTaacggagaggaggacgTCGATGAAGGCAGACGCAAGAAGGACAAAAGCGatcagaggaaacgaagtagagaaagagcaagaggCAACCCAGGGGCGAAGTCTCATTATGCCTCACGAGGTTTCACTGGAGTGGGCGTCACAGTGGCTTTGCTTTTTCAGGGGAGCAGGGAGAGATGCGCCGAAACGCaagtctgtttcttcctcttacCGTCCTCGTTGTGACGCGGAGCTCCTCGCCGCGACGATTGATctagaaagagaagacagaagacgctTTCAAAAGAACGAGTTCTTTGAATCCTTTTTGCGACGCACGAAGCGCCGTTTCTCGAAAACCACAGTGACTGGACTCTCTGCGTGTTCCTCCCCACTCTTCAACAGAAACCCCAAGCTTTATGTCTTGGGTGTGACGCAGCTCTGACGCAATTTGAAGGCACGCAACTCGTCTGCAgcattttttttctttgaaacTGTGTGAGTGGCTGCGCACGACTGTGCCGCCGGTCGctcggaagcagagagccgTCGAGCAGAGGCAGTCCTGTTTTTTTGCAGCTGCGCGCTCGAGTACTCTCTCCACAGTGCAAAGCCTGAAGCGCCCTCAGGGACTGGCTCTGTGGAGAGGCACCGGCGCACCCGCCAACTGAGTCCGAGTCTTCAACACACCGACTTTGCATGTGAGGCTCTTTGCGCGCTGCAAAGGCCGCGAAGCCGGAGGAGCCGTGCGAGTCGAGCGCGAGACCCAGACACGGGGGACCCTCTTTCGCGttcgctctcgcgcttcctctcgagaggaacgcggaggcggcggcgggTGTCTGCGCGAACAGGcgcgaggcgacggagagtcCACGAGGGAGCGGATggcgaaaagaaaggagaaaggaagagtaGGGGAGAGAGCAAGCCAACGGACGAAGCGAGCgaacgaagacagaggagagaccgaCGAAACTCgggaaggaacggagagtCAGCTAGAGAGGCAGGGTGGCAATCGCCGACAGAAAAGGAGCCCAGAGCGAAGTCACATTTCTCAAAACTCACCTCATCCTCGACTCCGGCCAGCTGAAGCTGTTGCCCTTCAACGTCCTGCACAGACACAAGGCGCACACGACTGGATGAGGGACGGAGAACCGCAGgtggaaaaaaacagaacgctgcatgcacaacgACACTGACGAACGACGGAGAGCACAGACttcgcgagagacagagaacgaggtgGAGCGAGCAAGCCCAAAAGGCCTACCACGCGACTGAGGGGAACACGAGGGAGAGCCGAACGGAGAAACCgtaaggcgagagagagagagagcagacaccgagagaaatcgacaaaaagtcgacagaagcagacatGTCAGCAGGGacgacgagaggaaacggattGTCGAGGGAGAACtcagaaagacaggaaagactGCGCGACCTACCTTAGAGCGGAGAGCCACTCTCTCTCGAAGGACGTGGATTTCGCTACGAattttctccacttctgctTTGCTGAgctgtgaagaagaaacaaacccCACAGACATCGAGCAAGCGCAGTGGGGTGAAAGGCTGCTGCACCAACGGCGAAAGCTGGAGACGCACCGCGTCGTGGCTTacgaggaaaacgcgcaGCGCGCCTGGACGCACAGGtgacagagaacgagggagaggcgggaggaCCAACACGGCCGCAGGCGTCAAgtggaaaggcgagagagtagacagagaagagaaggaaggagaaggaatgTTGCGTGCAAagcagagaacagacagGCGTCCTTGGAAGCGACaacaaaggaaaaaagacagagcgAGTCGAACATGCAGGAGCACCGGAGACAACTCGGTATGTGAAGAACCgacgagaacagagaaaacctcCTCGCGGAGGTAGAGGCGCGAGGGTGCTGAGACACCTCGAATCTCCGGAAGCAGTTCTCGAAAGATCAAGGTCACAGTCTCTTGAAACTTGCGAAAGTTTCCCTGAGGCGGGGCGGCGTGCAGgaagagcgcagagagacgggcacgacgcatgcagaaaaacaaacgacGGCGTTTCAAGGAGAGAACTTGGCTGGGCAAGCAGCTCGAGAACCAAGGAACTAGAGAGagggcgcgagagaggctgcagtggggacgcgaggaagagaaataACGCGATCCACGCAAGAACGCGAAAGACCgacacacagacgaagagtcGGAAATACACACCGCAGAAGCGAGGGACGGGCGCGAGGCCGCAGCGAGGGCAAACAGCACAGAAAGGCAAAGTCACCGCATAAGGCCTGTAAAGAAataaaggagacaggagagatcTGCCCTTGAGCAGAATTTGGCGAACGACCGACCCCTTGCTCCTTCACTTGAGCGTCGAGTTGTTGCGTCTCGGCAGCGACTTGACGAATCTCCGACTGCAGGGCGTTCCGCCGACTTTGCTTCGCGTCGATTTCCTTTTCCTACAAGCaacgcggaagaagcagcgaaacgaACCAAGAAACGTCCTTTGAAagacgaaagcagagaacagagacaggagcgaggaacgagaggagagaagagagggaagaagagaggagagaagagacgcaagttgggagaagaggagacaaggaaggcgGGCGAGGCGggggagaaaaacaacaagcgaAGGTTGAGGAAGAAAAATGGGGAACAAAGCGAAAGACGAACACCGAATTGCGAGGTCGACTGATAGGTGTGTCGTCGTCGAAGCGTCGCAtgcgaaggaaacagaaagcgGCACGTGTATTAGAGTTTAGATGAAACGAAAGCCAGAAAGCAGGGTGGTAATACATCCcagtggagacgcggagaccaGGGGACATGAAAGCAAGATGAAGAAATAAAACAACGCCGCGAGAGGCCAAGCAGGGAGTAGCAGAAAAGCGACTGTTTTTCAGTCTGCTCGTCTACGGCAAAACTCACCTGCTGCTCAGACGCAGACCTCTGCTGCTTGATACCgtccttcagcttctcgaGGTCTCCGCAAAGGCGGTCGATCTCCGGCTGTATGCACaccgcagacacacagagacagggttttcccctttcttcgaCTCTCGTCCCTTCTTGAAAAATGTTTTCGGCTGACGCAAATCCCTCTTTGTTTCGTGTCGCCTCCCCGTGCTTCAGTGCGGCTGCTGTGTCGAACCTCCCACCGTCTGTCACCCTCAACACAATCTCAGAGTATACGGTTCCATATACGTCAAAGCTCTAGAGACCAGCGAAGCCACATTTCAGCTTATATCCATACTTATATGTctgcatacatgtatgtgtagAAACACAagtatataatatatatatatatatatatatatatatcaaaGACAGATCCATAGATAAAAATGAATATAAGCATATAGATAGAttcacagacagacagacagacatcCACATGCGTATACACGCACATATCCAcgaaaacatatatatatatatatatatatatatatgaatacacCAATGTAGGGAGATCTGCGATTGGAAGAGACATCGGGAGGAGCGCCTTGACTTTGGGATCGGATGTAGGTGTggggcgcggagacagagagaggttTGCTGAACCCTCCATCGATTTCTCTGTCGTGTTCTTTGCTTGCATTTCCCTCTCGCTTACAGGGAGTGCAGCGTTCGCCTCCAGTTCGGCGGAAATCCTTCGCAGTTCCTGTTGAGCACGAGCtagctgtctctctcgagacgCGATCGAACTCTCCAGCTGCTcgacgtctctctgcagccgcGAATCTGTGAAGAAAAGTTGAACGCGCAAGCTGAGACTCGCGTGCGAAAAACGGCTAGAATTGAAGGAATCTCCCACGCAACTGCGGAGCCAAAGAGGCttgaaacagagacagatggaCTGCAGACgcacggagaggagacaccctcCACCGGAACGCGACAGACTCAGATCCGCGACAAAAAATGCTCCATGTCTGGAAGAGGACTCCGGCGCGTCGTCGACACTCCCCAGAAAAGGCTGGCAAGTAACGGCACAGCTAAACTTGTTGGAGTTCGAGATCCGGTGGTACTGTGGGTACTCCTCATTGCTCGCGTGGTAAAAACCGATAACAGGaaagctgaagaaaaaagcagaaacttTAGATTCTGTTCCTGGACACGGGCGTTGGCTACAAGACCGCTACTGTGGTCTTCAAGAAAATCGGTACCGAATGTTCCggcagcaagagagagagacaggaaacaggGGAGGAAACGGCGATGAATGAGAAGCAGGAGCGAATGCAACAAACGATTTacgcagaaagaggagaaacaagatAAGAAAGGCGACTTACGTAGAGACTGCTGCAAATGCGTCAAGTCGCGCCCATTTCCGGACTGTGGGTAATAGTGAAGGAGCATGCGCGATATCATCTGCACAAAACCATCAAACGCAATTCGACTTCTCAGGTTTTCTATCCACCAGGTGTCCGTTCGATGcactttctcttttctcccttctttgatgcgtttcccttgtcgtcttccctctcatATAACGtatcctctttcttctcttacCACTCGTCCTCCTGCTATTCGTTCCTCCTCGTATCTCTCTCCACGTCATCCCCTCTTGTTGccctttcct
This genomic interval from Toxoplasma gondii ME49 chromosome VIIb, whole genome shotgun sequence contains the following:
- a CDS encoding HEC/Ndc80p family protein (encoded by transcript TGME49_260420), translated to MHDPSDLRGLASGASALGGSAYPLSSPLRSTSPYRADRLAAPSSTLPLFASPMRSAAGDSRLRAFGQENESTHSFLDSHGGFSTASCSAAGSAARETFRREVGQFSFYKSLLPPGSAGTVGRGVGKKGPGGVQQLLGNEEAKRESVKTIIRFLCYSGFPQQLSPKIFVAPPRNLLVEIWNHLLRRACDDSVQVTNENANEEVPRLFKELGYPLTIAKSSMQAPNSAHQWPLHLHALSWLCELLIYESEVFSRDPLLNPAIEKKDALSAGAVVGEEMISRMLLHYYPQSGNGRDLTHLQQSLHSRLQRDVEQLESSIASRERQLARAQQELRRISAELEANAALPPEIDRLCGDLEKLKDGIKQQRSASEQQEKEIDAKQSRRNALQSEIRQVAAETQQLDAQVKEQGLSKAEVEKIRSEIHVLRERVALRSKDVEGQQLQLAGVEDEINRRGEELRVTTRTCNSLLQRCMQDTETAKFASDTAWASLSRFATSATLSGDSSSSFASSRGSSESRRSSSRPWAPQSHSEPEAKGNADEHLATHEQLLGVPWKAWKAELLRLVQSDKQVDAQSRRTDEKTIGEIEKLKKARQQLDSTRRTEERKISVLHEDLHKLEEQRAQQKQVLSSEIETLQRGVSEHRLAVEAELLKAERQANDLRLLYEKTEKENDAEVAARIDNLKKIQQDGLAAKREVLHALQQLVQNKEHACVGYEKDLLAVVSRSEKYTLGC